One genomic window of Punica granatum isolate Tunisia-2019 chromosome 1, ASM765513v2, whole genome shotgun sequence includes the following:
- the LOC116212262 gene encoding ubiquitin-conjugating enzyme E2-17 kDa-like: MASKRINKELKDLQKDPPISCSAGPVSDDMFHWQATIMGPAESPFAGGVFLVSIHFPPDYPFKPPKVSFRTKVFHPNINSNGSICLDILKEQWSPALTISKVLLSICSLLTDPNPDDPLVPEIAHMYKHDRAKYESTARSWTQKYAMG, translated from the exons atggcttccaaaagaatCAACAAGGAGCTGAAGGACCTGCAGAAGGACCCTCCTATCTCATGCAGTGCCG GTCCTGTTTCAGATGATATGTTCCACTGGCAAGCAACGATTATGGGTCCAGCTGAGAGCCCATTTGCTGGGGGCGTGTTTCTTGTATCGATCCACTTCCCCCCTGATTACCCATTCAAGCCACCCAAG GTTTCCTTCAGGACAAAAGTCTTCCATCCCAATATCAACAGCAATGGTAGCATTTGCCTCGACATTCTCAAGGAGCAATGGAGCCCTGCACTCACTATATCCAAG GTTCTTCTCTCGATATGCTCATTGCTGACCGACCCAAATCCCGACGATCCTTTAGTGCCAGAGATCGCTCACATGTACAAGCATGACAGAGCCAAGTACGAGAGCACCGCTCGGTCCTGGACCCAGAAATATGCGATGGGATAA
- the LOC116199396 gene encoding transcription factor MYB80-like — protein MGRIPCCEKDNVKRGQWTPEEDNKLSSYIAQHGTRNWRLIPKNAGLQRCGKSCRLRWTNYLRPDLKHGEFSEAEEQTIMRLHAVVGNRWSLIAAQLPGRTDNDVKNYWNTKLKKKLSGMGIDPVTHKPFSHLMAEIATTLPPPHVAHLAEAALGCFKDEMLHLLTKKRVNFQLHHPIEPPPGGNTSSPYNSAGVKDETEDNAVEKIRLGLSRAIQEHNETTMPVSASKCWVDAAGMAPLSSGNLNGSCSAFPEPEFHYSPTSFMNEGEGSPWNRSLCGETRLNGKLQDENVEESEGGKDDERNGSNTLFNSDCVLWDLPADDLMNPIV, from the exons ATGGGACGCATTCCGTGTTGTGAGAAGGATAATGTAAAGAGGGGACAGTGGACGCCTGAGGAGGACAACAAGCTCTCCTCTTACATTGCCCAGCATGGGACTCGGAACTGGCGCCTCATCCCTAAGAATGCCG GACTCCAGAGATGTGGGAAGAGCTGCAGGCTTAGGTGGACTAATTATCTCCGCCCAGACCTCAAGCATGGTGAGTTCTCGGAAGCAGAGGAGCAGACAATCATGAGGCTTCATGCAGTCGTTGGCAACAG GTGGTCTTTGATCGCAGCTCAGCTGCCCGGTCGTACTGATAATGACGTCAAGAACTACTGGAACACGAAGCTAAAGAAAAAGTTGTCAGGAATGGGAATCGACCCCGTAACTCACAAGCCCTTCTCCCACCTTATGGCAGAGATCGCCACCACCCTCCCACCGCCCCATGTTGCCCACCTTGCAGAGGCTGCCCTTGGTTGCTTCAAGGACGAAATGCTCCACCTCCTCACCAAGAAGCGAGTCAACTTCCAGCTCCACCACCCCATTGAACCCCCTCCAGGAGGCAACACCTCGTCTCCTTACAACAGTGCAGGCGTGAAGGACGAGACGGAAGACAACGCAGTGGAGAAGATCAGGCTCGGCCTCTCAAGGGCCATCCAAGAGCACAATGAGACTACCATGCCAGTGTCTGCAAGCAAGTGTTGGGTCGATGCGGCAGGCATGGCACCACTATCAAGCGGGAACCTCAATGGGTCGTGCAGCGCTTTCCCAGAACCAGAGTTCCATTACAGTCCCACGAGTTTCATGAACGAAGGGGAGGGGTCACCGTGGAACCGGAGCTTGTGTGGTGAAACCAGGCTGAACGGAAAGCTTCAGGATGAGAATGTGGAGGAGTCCGAAGGTGGGAAGGATGACGAGAGAAATGGATCCAATACTTTGTTCAATTCGGATTGCGTCCTATGGGATTTACCAGCTGATGATCTGATGAATCCTATAGTATAG
- the LOC116212254 gene encoding photosystem I reaction center subunit V, chloroplastic has product MAAAAASSALFAAVQKPHHQAAASLSPASISFQGLRPLGPAKARAAVRIAAGGRRNGGAIKAELNPSVVISLSTGLSLCLGRFVFFNFQRENAAKQVPEQNGLTHFEAGDTRAKEYVSLLKSNDPVGFNIVDVLAWGSIGHIVAYYILATSSNGYDPSYFAIARGFF; this is encoded by the coding sequence ATGGCCGCTGCAGCCGCGTCCTCGGCCCTCTTCGCCGCCGTCCAGAAGCCCCACCACCAGGCGGCCGCGTCCCTGTCCCCCGCCAGCATCTCTTTCCAGGGCCTGAGGCCTCTGGGTCCCGCCAAGGCCAGAGCCGCCGTGAGGATCGCCGCCGGTGGCCGGAGGAACGGAGGAGCGATAAAGGCGGAGCTGAACCCATCGGTGGTGATCAGCCTCAGCACGGGGTTGTCGCTGTGCCTGGGGAGGTTCGTGTTCTTCAACTTCCAGAGGGAGAACGCGGCGAAGCAGGTCCCAGAGCAGAATGGGCTGACCCACTTCGAGGCCGGGGACACGAGGGCCAAGGAGTACGTCAGCCTCCTCAAGTCCAACGACCCCGTCGGCTTCAACATCGTTGACGTCCTCGCCTGGGGATCCATCGGCCACATCGTCGCGTATTACATCCTTGCCACTTCCAGCAACGGCTACGACCCCAGCTACTTCGCCATAGCACGTGGTTTCTTTTGA
- the LOC116194276 gene encoding zinc finger protein ZAT9-like codes for MNLVRFLGWSLSRSMDEDKPHLEVVRHDGRLLLKIKKGGDGDGALSIAEKDPQDQPIAMSYSCEHCGKEFESRKALGGHVRIHKDGLAVKKGWVKAAPDGNAEEDQGATCDICGKEFSSPRSLYGHMRSHPEREWRGMQPPGSASHESQSSQTSTELDAVKASDHIDCSNTAVTGPVPEPALVDLSKTKFLLSWSMTGKRGRKSSIISSGSLGQGYSCSKPEDWSQEEQEAAKILHSLANAPISSSQANPPIKPSPHEDFLGSGPAPRSSMEPCTDNGNAGHADTGKQKKRNKKRNFSELETAEVNEKRIDHDDDPATSSPEKYRCNICDKSFLTYQALGGHKSVHKRAKNTHSQSEQLQDHHPAPKPSSQHDNEMDRSDSSDSHECEICKKRFQTGQALGGHKRLHYTGSPEAKATSSDEASGTGQRKKPFDFDLNGPPPAEAEEEEEGVLGLGSSTH; via the coding sequence ATGAACCTGGTCCGGTTCTTGGGTTGGTCTCTTTCTCGGTCCATGGATGAAGACAAGCCTCACTTGGAGGTAGTGAGGCACGACGGGCGACTCCTCCTGAAGATCAAGAAGGGTGGGGATGGCGATGGGGCGTTGAGTATTGCGGAGAAGGACCCCCAGGATCAGCCCATCGCGATGAGTTACTCCTGTGAGCACTGCGGGAAAGAGTTTGAGTCAAGAAAGGCACTCGGCGGTCACGTGAGGATTCACAAGGATGGCCTCGCCGTCAAGAAAGGCTGGGTGAAAGCGGCTCCGGATGGGAACGCTGAGGAGGACCAGGGAGCTACTTGTGATATCTGTGGGAAGGAATTCTCATCACCGAGGTCGCTGTATGGGCACATGAGGTCGCACCCGGAGAGAGAATGGCGGGGGATGCAGCCTCCTGGCTCTGCATCTCATGAGTCGCAGAGCTCTCAAACGTCAACTGAATTGGATGCTGTAAAGGCCAGTGATCACATTGATTGCTCTAATACTGCAGTCACAGGGCCTGTCCCGGAACCCGCTCTTGTCGACCTGTCGAAGACAAAGTTCCTACTGAGCTGGTCCATGACCGGCAAGAGAGGTCGGAAGAGTTCGATTATTTCCTCCGGTTCTTTGGGGCAAGGTTACTCGTGTTCCAAGCCGGAGGATTGGAGccaagaagaacaagaagctGCCAAAATCCTGCATAGCTTGGCCAATGCTCCCATCAGCTCCTCGCAGGCTAATCCTCCAATCAAACCCTCTCCACATGAAGATTTCTTGGGCTCGGGACCGGCTCCCCGGAGCTCAATGGAGCCGTGCACTGATAATGGCAATGCTGGGCATGCAGACACGGGGAAGCAGAAGAAGAGGAACAAAAAGAGGAACTTTAGTGAGTTAGAGACAGCAGAGGTTAATGAAAAGAGGATTGATCATGATGATGATCCTGCGACAAGTTCACCCGAGAAGTACAGATGCAACATCTGCGATAAATCCTTCCTGACATACCAAGCCCTCGGCGGCCACAAGTCAGTTCACAAAAGGGCCAAGAACACCCACAGCCAATCAGAACAGCTCCAAGATCACCATCCCGCTCCCAAACCCAGCTCACAGCATGACAATGAGATGGATCGCAGCGATAGCAGTGACTCGCACGAGTGTGAGATCTGCAAGAAGAGGTTCCAGACTGGGCAGGCACTGGGGGGCCACAAGAGGCTCCACTATACAGGGTCCCCAGAAGCCAAAGCAACATCCTCCGATGAGGCCAGTGGGACAGGCCAACGGAAGAAGCCATTTGACTTCGACCTTAACGGGCCACCACCTGCAGAGgccgaggaggaggaagaaggggTGCTGGGTCTGGGATCATCTACACACTAG